GACCCGGCGACGGTGCCGGCACAGCCCCGGAGGTCGACGATGCGCATCGAGTCCCGCTACAACGGGCCCTCCGGCTCCGGCAACGGCGGCTGGAGCGCCGGAGTCTTCGCCGCCGCCGCGGGCGGCCCCGGACCGGTCGAGGTGACGCTGCGCCGGCCGCCGCCGTTGGAGACCGCGCTGCGGATGGTCGACGGCGAGGTTCGTGACCCGGCCGGCGAGCTGGTGGCCGAGGTCCGCCCGACCGGAGAGGTGGACGCCGTCGTACCGCCGGTCGACCGGGACATCGCGGTGGACGCCGCGACCCGCTACCCCGGCCTGGTCGAGCACCCGTTCCCCGACTGCTACGTCTGCGGCCCGCACCGGACGGACGGGCTGCGGATCTTCCCCGGCCGGCTGCCGGACGGGCGGACCGCCGCGCCGTTCCGGGCACCCGAGCAGGTCAGCGGCGCCACGGCCTGGGCGGCGTTGGACTGCCCCGGCGGCTGGACGGTGCTCGCACCCGGCCGGCCGTACGTGTTGGGCCGGATCGCCGCCGTGGTCACCGCGCTGCCAGCGCCGGGCGACGAGTGCGTGGTGACCGCTGCGCTGATTCGCATCGACGGCCGCAAGGCGCTCGTGCACACCAGCCTGTACGGCCCGGACGGTGCCCTGCTGGGCGCGGCCCGGGCCACCTGGATCGCCCGCTGACCCACGGCGTCGTCCGCAGGACGGACCCGCCTCCACCTCGAGAAGGACCACGCCGTACGGACCGCGCCTGATTGACCTTGTTGCCTGGGGCCGTCACGCTGTGCCACGGCGTACCTCGACGCCACACGCGGGAGGAGAACGATGACTGACGGGCAGCGAAGCCCCACCAGCGACGGTCAGATCGTGGTGTCCGGTCTGACGAAGCAGTACAAGAACGTCCGGGCGGTGAACAACCTGTCCTTCACCGTGGCACCGGGGCGGGTGACCGGCTTCCTCGGCCCGAACGGCGCCGGCAAGACCACTACGCTGCGCATGCTGCTGAACCTCGTCACGCCCACCGCCGGTACGGCCACCATCAGCGGCCACCGGTACGTCGACCTCTCGGACCCGATGCGGCAGGTCGGCGCGGTGCTGGAGGCGTCCAGCGCGCACAAGGGTCGCACCGGCATCAACCACCTGCGGGTGATCTGCGCGGCGGCGGGGCTGCCCAAGCAGCGAGCCGACGAGGCGCTGGCCCTGGTCGGGCTGACCCCGGCGGCGAAGCGCAAGTTCAAGGGTTACTCGCTGGGTATGAAGCAGCGGCTCGGCATCGCCGCCGCGATGCTCGGCGACCCCCGGGTGCTGATCCTCGACGAGCCCGCCAACGGGCTCGACCCGGAGGGCATCCGGTGGATGCGGGGATTCCTCAAGAACCTCGCCCACGAGGGTCGCACCGTGCTGGTCTCCAGCCACCTGCTGTCGGAGATGCAGCTGCTCGCCGACGACGTGGTGATCATCGCGGCCGGCCAGTTGGTCCGGCAGGGGCCGGTCGACCAGGTCCTCGGGTCGATGGCGCAGGGCGCCCGCGTGCGGGTCCGCACCCCGCAGGCCGAGGCGCTGACCGCCGCGCTGAAGGCGCAGTCGGCCACCGTCGACACCGACGAGCACGGCGTCCTGCTGGTGGCCGGGGTGGACGCCCCGACGGTCGGCCGGACCGCTCTCGCCGCCGGGGTGGAGCTGCACGAACTGACCACCGAACGGCCCGACCTGGAACGGGTCTTCCTGGAGCTGACGGCCGGAAAGGCGGGCATCCGATGAACCTGGTCCGAGCCGAACTGCTCAAGATCCGTACCACCAACACCTGGTGGCTGCTGGGCCTCGGGGCATTCCTGTCGATCGTCCTGGCCTTCGCGCTGAACGCCTGGCTGGCAAGCGAGGCGCTGAAGGGCAACGGCGAGAACATCGGCCTCACCGGCGACGCCGCCTCCGCTCCGTCCGTGATGGCGAACCTCTACACCTCGGGTCAGTACCTCGGCCTGATGTTCGTGATGCTCATCGGCATCCTCATGGTCACGAACGAGTTCTTCCACCAGACCGCGACCACCACCTTCCTCACCACCCCGCGGCGAACCTCGGTGATCATCAGCAAGCTCCTCGCGGCTGCCGTGCTCGGCTTTGCGTTCTGGCTGGTGACCACCGTGATCGACCTGGCCGCCGGGGCGTCGTTCCTGTCGCTCAACGGCTACGACACGGGCCTCGGGGAGTGGGAAGTCCAGCGCGCGCTGCTGCTCAACCTGCTGGCCTACGGCATCTGGACCATCCTCGGGGTGGGCATCGGCACGCTCATCACCAGCCAGTTGGGCGCCGTGATCACCGCCTCGGTGCTCTATCTGGTGGGTACGCAGGTCGTGGGGGTGCTCTTCCTCCTGCTGGCCAACTGGATGGACAACATGGACATCGTCAAGTGGCAGGTCGTCTGGCCGGCCGCCGCGTCGACCATCATGATCAGCGGGGGCGAGTCGGAGATGACGCCCGCCTGGTGGGTCGGGGCTCTGGTGTTGGTCGGCTATGCCCTGGTCAGCGGCATCGTCGGCATTCTGCTGACTCGTCGGCGGGACATCTCCTGAGACAGCCGGCCCCGGGTGGCGATCTGCCGTCGCCGCCCGGGGCTGGGGCCAACGGCACGGTCGTCGCCCGGGGCCAACGCCACGCGTCGCCGGCTACCCGCCCGGGCAGCTTCGGCCGCCGCTGATCGGGACGCAGTGGCCGACCGGCGGGTCCGGCTCCTGGTCGGCCGGGCTGTGGCCGATCAAGGCGCTGGTCGCCATGCTGCCGGCCAGCGCGACCGCCAGGTAGACCAGCGCCACCCCGCCGAAGGCCCAGCCGAAGTGCCGACGCCAGCCCTCCTCTCCGACCAGCCCGGCCAGCAACAGGCCGACCGCCGGGAGCGCCACATTCAACACCAGCCCGACGGCCAGCAGGGCGTCCGTGGTGGCCCCGAACGCCCGCGCCGCGTCCTCGGTCGGCGTGTACGGCGTCGACGTCCGCCGGATCAGGCCCACCACGAGCACGAACGGCACACCGTAGAGCCAGGCGAAGAAGAGCCCGCCCAGGCCGAGCCGCTTCACGATCGCCCCAGGTACGCGCCGGCCACGACGGCGCCGACCGCGACGCTGACCGCCACGGACAGGGTGCCGGCCAGCACCACCGAGGGGATCCGGCGAACGAGCAGCGCGGCGACGATCGCCGTGACGACCAGCAAGGCCACGAGCACCGGCCCGCCCCAGAACAGCCCGGCCAGTGCCAGCGACTCCAGCGGCGAGAGGCAGCTGAACATCGCCGAGCAGTCCTGCCGCGGCGCGCTCGGCACGCTGGTCGTGCCCACCACCACCGCCGCGATCGCGGTGGCGTACCAGCCGAACGCGACCGCCATGCTCCGTCCGTACCGACCCGGCGCCTCTGTGTGATCCATGCGGCCGATCCTCGCCGGCATCGCTCCGGCGGACATCCGTACCGGTACTCAGTCGTGGCTGGTCAGCGCCTTTATCAGTGGTTGACGGACCACGCAGCGGTTGCTGAACTTCTGGCATCTTCTGTGAAACGGACCACGGGGCCGAGGCGGAAATGCCTGCGGGATCAGTACGGCGTAGCCTGGGAGCCGTCCTGTCCGTGCTGCTAACTGGGCGCGGCGGACACCGCTTGACACACAAACCCGCTTGAAAGAGGCGATTACCGGCCGTGTCGACCCAGCAGACTTCGCAGGAGAACCCACTGGCGGGTTTCGGCCCGAACGAGTGGATCGTCGAGGAGATGTACCAGCGGTACCTCGCCGACCCAACGAGCGTCGATTCGGCCTGGCACGACTTCTTCGCCGACTACCGGCCGGCGCCGGGCGCCGGCACCCCGCGCGCTGGTGAGCCGACGAGCGCACCGGCCGCCGCGCCGGAGCCGGACGGCCAGCCGGAAGCCGCCGCCAAGGTCAGCCAGCCGAGCGCCACGGCACCGTCGGCGCCCGCCAGCAAGCCGGCCGCCGCGAAGCCGGCACCGGCCAAGCCCGCCGCCGCACCCGCCCCAACGAAGGCCGCCCCGGCCAAGCCGGCCGCGAAGGCCGCCGCGCCGAGCGCCGACGGCCCGCAGACCACGCCACTGCGTGGCGTCGCCGCGAAGATCGTCCAGAACATGGACGCCTCGCTGAGCGTGCCCACGGCAACCAGTGTGCGGGCGGTCCCGGCCAAGCTGCTGGTCGACAACCGCATCGTGATCAACAACCACCTCGCCCGGGGGCGCGGCGGCAAGGTCAGCTTCACCCACCTGGTCGGCTACGCGATGGTCCGGGCGCTGGTCCAGCACCCGGAGATGAACAACTCCTTCGCCGAGGCCAACGGCAAGCCGGCCGTGGTCCGCCCGGCGCACGTCAACCTCGGCATCGCGATCGACCTGGCCAAGCCGGACGGCAGCCGCAACCTGGTGGTCCCCTCCATCAAGGGCTGCGAGCAGATGGACTTCCGGCAGTTCTGGCAGGCGTACGAGGACGTGGTCCGGCGGGCGCGGCGCAACGAGCTGACCATGGAGGACTACTCCGGCACCACGATCTCGCTGACCAACCCGGGCGGCATCGGCACCGTGCACTCGATGCCGCGGCTCATGCAGGGGCAGAGCGCGATCATCGGCGTCGGCGCCATGGAGTACCCGGCTCCCTACCAGGGCATGTCCGAGGTCACCCTGGCCGAGCTCGCGGTCAGCAAGATCATCACGCTGACCAGCACGTACGACCACCGGATCATCCAGGGCGCGCAGTCCGGCGAGTTCCTCAAGGTGATGCACGAGCTGATCCTGGGCGAGCACGGCTTCTACGACGAGATCTTCACCTCGCTGCGGATCCCGTACGAGCCGGTGCGCTGGGTGCGCGACGTGGCGGTCAACTCCGAGGGTCAGATCAACAAGACCGCCCGGGTGCACGAGCTGATCCACGCCTACCGGGTGCGCGGTCACCTGATGGCCGACACCGACCCGCTGGAATTCAAGATCCGCAAGCACCCCGACCTGGACGTCCTCCAGCACGGGCTGACCCTGTGGGACCTGGACCGCGAGTTCCCGGTGAACGGTTTCGCCGGCCGGCAGCGGATGAAGCTGCGCTCGATCCTCGGCGTGCTGCGCGACTCGTACTGCCGCCGGGTCGGCATCGAGTACATGCACATCCAGGACCCGGAGGAGCGGCGCTGGATCCAGGAGCGGATCGAGCGCAAGTACGAGAAGCCGCCCCTCGACGAGCAGAAGCACGTGCTCAACCGGCTCAACGCCGCCGAGGCGTTCGAGACCTTCCTGCAGACCAAGTACGTCGGCCAGAAGCGGTTCTCGCTGGAGGGCGGCGAGTCGCTGATCCCGCTGCTCGGCGAGGTGCTGGAGTCCTCCGCCGAGGGCGGGCTGGACGAGGTCGTCATCGGCATGGCGCACCGGGGCCGGCTCAACGTGCTGGCCAACATCGTCGGCAAGCCGTACGAGAAGATCTTCTCCGAGTTCGAGGGTCACCTGGACCCGCGCTCGACGCAGGGCTCCGGCGACGTGAAGTACCACCTGGGCCAGAACGGCAAGTTCACCACCCCCGACGGCGAGCACGCCGTCAAGGTGTCGGTGGTGGCCAACCCGTCGCACCTGGAGGCCGTCGACCCGGTGCTGGAGGGCATCGTCCGGGCCAAGCAGGACCGGATCGACCTCAAGCTGGAGGGCTACACCGTGCTGCCGCTGGCGGTGCACGGTGACGCCGCCTTCGCGGGTCAGGGCGTGGTCGCCGAGACGCTCAACCTCTCGCAGCTGCGCGGCTACCGCACCGGCGGCACCGTGCACGTGGTGGTCAACAACCAGGTCGGCTTCACCACCGCCCCGGAGTACAGCCGGTCCAGCCTCTACAGCACCGATGTGGCCCGGATGATCCAGGCGCCGATTTTCCACGTCAACGGCGACGACCCGGAGGCCGTGGTCCGGGTGGCCCGGCTGGCCTTCGAGTACCGGCAGGCGTTCAACAAGGACGTCGTGATCGACATGGTCTGCTACCGCCGGCGCGGGCACAACGAGGGCGACGACCCGTCGATGTCCAACCCCCAGATGTACAAGATCATTGACTCGAAGCGCTCGGTGCGCAAGCTCTACACCGAAGAGCTGATCGGTCGCGGCGACATCACCGTGGAGGACGCGGAGGAGCTGCTGCGCGACTACCAGGCGCAGTTGGAGAAGGTCTTCAAGGCCACCCGGGACGCCGCCGCGGCACCGCGCCAGCTCAACCGGCCGCGCCGCGAGGAGGAGCCGGAGCCGCAGGTCGACACCGCAACCGACGCGGCCGTCGTGAAGGCGATCGGCGAGGCGCACGTCAACCTGCCGGAGGGCTTCACCCCGCACAAGCGGATCCAGCAGCTGCTCGACCGGCGGGCCAAGATGTCCGTCGAGGGCAACATCGACTGGGGCTTCGGCGAGATCATCGCGCTCGGGGCGCTGCTGCACGACGGGGTCACCGTCCGGCTGGCCGGTCAGGATTCCCGCCGCGGCACCTTCGTCCAGCGGCACGCCTCGGTGGTGGACGCCCGCACCGGCGACGACTACCTGCCGCTGAAGTCGCTCACCGGCGACGGCGAGCGTTCCCGGTTCTTCGTGCACGACTCGCTGCTCAGCGAGTACGCGGCGATGGGCTTCGAGTACGGCTACTCGGTGGAGAACATCAACGCGCTGGTGGCCTGGGAGGCCCAGTTCGGCGACTTCGTCAACGGCGCCCAGTCGGTGATCGACGAGTTCATCTCCTCCGGTGAGGTGAAGTGGGGCCAGCGCTCCGCGGTCACCCTGCTGCTGCCGCACGGCCACGAGGGGCAGGGCCCGGACCACACCTCCGGCCGCCCGGAGCGGTTCCTGCAGATGTGCGCCGAGGACAACATGCGGGTGTCCATCCCGACCACCCCGGCGAACTACTTCCACCTGCTGCGCCGCCAGGCCCTGTCGCCCAAGCGCAAGCCGCTGGTGGTGTTCACGCCGAAGTCGCTGCTGCGGCACAAGCTCTGCGTCTCCTCGGTGGAGGACTTCACCACCGGCACCTTCCAGCCGGTGCTGCGCGACACGGCCGCCCCGGCGCCGGAGGCGGTGAAGCGCGTGCTGCTCTGCACCGGCAAGATCTACTACGACCTGTTCCAGGCCCGGCAGCAGCGTGAGGTCACCGACACCGCGATCATCCGGATCGAGCAGCTGTACCCGCTGCCGGTGGAGGAGATCCGGGCGGCCCTCGCGCAGTATCCGAACGCGGAGGACTTCGCCTGGGTGCAGGAGGAGCCGGCCAACCAGGGCGCCTGGTCGTTCGTCGCGCTCAACCTGCTGGAGCACCTCACGGACGTCCGGCTGCGGCGGATCTCCCGCCCGGCCGCGGCCGCCCCGGCGGTCGGCTCGGCCAAGACGCACGAGGTCGAGCAGAACGCGCTGATCGAGGCGGCTCTCCCCCGCCCGTGACCTGACCGCACCGTGAGAGCCGGGGCAGGGCCGTCACCACGGTCCTGCCCCGGCCTCCGTCGGTCCACCCGCCCGGCCCGAGCCGGGCCGAGCAGGAGGACGTACCGATGTACTTCACCGACCGTGGCATCGAGGAACTGGTCGAGCGCCGGGGCGACGAGCAGGTGACCCTGGAGTGGCTCGGCGAGCGCCTACGCGACTTCGTCGACCTCAACCCCGACTTCGAAACCCCCATCGAACGCCTGGCCACCTACCTGGCCCGCCTAGACGACCCCGAAGACGACTAACCCCACCCCACCCCGCCCGCCCCGCCCCACCCCACCCGGCCCGCCCGCCGGCCCCGCCCGATGATCATGAAGTTGTTTGCGCGTGTCATCGGCGGGTCGCGGCATAACTTCATGATCAACGGAGAAAAGGCCCTGGGGGTGGGGGTCGGAGGGCCCGGGTGGGGGGCGGGCGCGATCTTCTAGGGTGGGGGGCGTGGCCAGGAGCGTGTATCTGACGAGTGTGGGGTCTGGCGGGGGTAAGTCGACGATCGCGCTCGGACTGGCCGAGTTGCTGTCCCGCCAGGTC
The nucleotide sequence above comes from Micromonospora sp. NBC_00389. Encoded proteins:
- a CDS encoding multifunctional oxoglutarate decarboxylase/oxoglutarate dehydrogenase thiamine pyrophosphate-binding subunit/dihydrolipoyllysine-residue succinyltransferase subunit, coding for MSTQQTSQENPLAGFGPNEWIVEEMYQRYLADPTSVDSAWHDFFADYRPAPGAGTPRAGEPTSAPAAAPEPDGQPEAAAKVSQPSATAPSAPASKPAAAKPAPAKPAAAPAPTKAAPAKPAAKAAAPSADGPQTTPLRGVAAKIVQNMDASLSVPTATSVRAVPAKLLVDNRIVINNHLARGRGGKVSFTHLVGYAMVRALVQHPEMNNSFAEANGKPAVVRPAHVNLGIAIDLAKPDGSRNLVVPSIKGCEQMDFRQFWQAYEDVVRRARRNELTMEDYSGTTISLTNPGGIGTVHSMPRLMQGQSAIIGVGAMEYPAPYQGMSEVTLAELAVSKIITLTSTYDHRIIQGAQSGEFLKVMHELILGEHGFYDEIFTSLRIPYEPVRWVRDVAVNSEGQINKTARVHELIHAYRVRGHLMADTDPLEFKIRKHPDLDVLQHGLTLWDLDREFPVNGFAGRQRMKLRSILGVLRDSYCRRVGIEYMHIQDPEERRWIQERIERKYEKPPLDEQKHVLNRLNAAEAFETFLQTKYVGQKRFSLEGGESLIPLLGEVLESSAEGGLDEVVIGMAHRGRLNVLANIVGKPYEKIFSEFEGHLDPRSTQGSGDVKYHLGQNGKFTTPDGEHAVKVSVVANPSHLEAVDPVLEGIVRAKQDRIDLKLEGYTVLPLAVHGDAAFAGQGVVAETLNLSQLRGYRTGGTVHVVVNNQVGFTTAPEYSRSSLYSTDVARMIQAPIFHVNGDDPEAVVRVARLAFEYRQAFNKDVVIDMVCYRRRGHNEGDDPSMSNPQMYKIIDSKRSVRKLYTEELIGRGDITVEDAEELLRDYQAQLEKVFKATRDAAAAPRQLNRPRREEEPEPQVDTATDAAVVKAIGEAHVNLPEGFTPHKRIQQLLDRRAKMSVEGNIDWGFGEIIALGALLHDGVTVRLAGQDSRRGTFVQRHASVVDARTGDDYLPLKSLTGDGERSRFFVHDSLLSEYAAMGFEYGYSVENINALVAWEAQFGDFVNGAQSVIDEFISSGEVKWGQRSAVTLLLPHGHEGQGPDHTSGRPERFLQMCAEDNMRVSIPTTPANYFHLLRRQALSPKRKPLVVFTPKSLLRHKLCVSSVEDFTTGTFQPVLRDTAAPAPEAVKRVLLCTGKIYYDLFQARQQREVTDTAIIRIEQLYPLPVEEIRAALAQYPNAEDFAWVQEEPANQGAWSFVALNLLEHLTDVRLRRISRPAAAAPAVGSAKTHEVEQNALIEAALPRP
- a CDS encoding ABC transporter ATP-binding protein, with amino-acid sequence MTDGQRSPTSDGQIVVSGLTKQYKNVRAVNNLSFTVAPGRVTGFLGPNGAGKTTTLRMLLNLVTPTAGTATISGHRYVDLSDPMRQVGAVLEASSAHKGRTGINHLRVICAAAGLPKQRADEALALVGLTPAAKRKFKGYSLGMKQRLGIAAAMLGDPRVLILDEPANGLDPEGIRWMRGFLKNLAHEGRTVLVSSHLLSEMQLLADDVVIIAAGQLVRQGPVDQVLGSMAQGARVRVRTPQAEALTAALKAQSATVDTDEHGVLLVAGVDAPTVGRTALAAGVELHELTTERPDLERVFLELTAGKAGIR
- a CDS encoding DUF6104 family protein; translation: MYFTDRGIEELVERRGDEQVTLEWLGERLRDFVDLNPDFETPIERLATYLARLDDPEDD
- a CDS encoding ABC transporter permease; this encodes MNLVRAELLKIRTTNTWWLLGLGAFLSIVLAFALNAWLASEALKGNGENIGLTGDAASAPSVMANLYTSGQYLGLMFVMLIGILMVTNEFFHQTATTTFLTTPRRTSVIISKLLAAAVLGFAFWLVTTVIDLAAGASFLSLNGYDTGLGEWEVQRALLLNLLAYGIWTILGVGIGTLITSQLGAVITASVLYLVGTQVVGVLFLLLANWMDNMDIVKWQVVWPAAASTIMISGGESEMTPAWWVGALVLVGYALVSGIVGILLTRRRDIS